Proteins encoded together in one Nocardioides marinisabuli window:
- a CDS encoding SPFH domain-containing protein — translation MGLALLIVAAVLFLFIAVVLAKTIRIVPQARAAIVERFGKYKNTLSPGLNIVVPFIDKVRYVIDMREQVVSFPPQPVITEDNLVVSIDTVIYFQVTDPVAATYEIANYIQAVEQLTMTTLRNIVGGMDLEETLTSRDEINTRLRGVLDEATGKWGIRVNRVELKGIDPPPSIKDSMEKQMRADRDKRALILTAEGERQSAILTAEGQKQSAILTAEGDRESQILRAQADRESQILRAQGEGQAIQTVFQAIHDGQPDQSLLAYQYLQMMPKIAEGDANKVWIVPSEIGKALEGLGSTMNDLKGIPQEVEGPLKRVDMGPSEPKVPETGGTSGSSNAAVQAAIEEAAKAANPGRARAESTERPQGDAE, via the coding sequence CGCGCGGCGATCGTCGAGCGCTTCGGCAAGTACAAGAACACGCTCTCCCCGGGCCTGAACATCGTGGTGCCGTTCATCGACAAGGTGCGCTACGTCATCGACATGCGTGAGCAGGTCGTCAGCTTCCCGCCGCAGCCGGTCATCACCGAGGACAACCTCGTGGTCTCGATCGACACCGTCATCTACTTCCAGGTCACCGACCCCGTGGCGGCGACCTACGAGATCGCCAACTACATCCAGGCCGTCGAGCAGCTGACGATGACGACGCTGCGCAACATCGTCGGCGGGATGGACCTCGAGGAGACGCTGACCAGCCGCGACGAGATCAACACCCGCCTGCGCGGGGTCCTCGACGAGGCCACCGGCAAGTGGGGCATCCGGGTCAACCGGGTCGAGCTCAAGGGCATCGACCCGCCGCCGTCGATCAAGGACTCGATGGAGAAGCAGATGCGCGCCGACCGCGACAAGCGTGCGCTGATCCTCACCGCCGAGGGCGAGCGCCAGTCGGCCATCCTGACCGCCGAGGGCCAGAAGCAGTCGGCCATCCTGACCGCCGAGGGCGACCGCGAGTCGCAGATCCTGCGCGCCCAGGCCGACCGCGAGTCGCAGATCCTGCGCGCCCAGGGCGAGGGCCAGGCCATCCAGACGGTCTTCCAGGCCATCCACGACGGCCAGCCCGACCAGTCGCTGCTGGCCTACCAGTACCTGCAGATGATGCCGAAGATCGCCGAGGGCGACGCCAACAAGGTCTGGATCGTGCCCAGCGAGATCGGCAAGGCCCTCGAGGGCCTCGGCTCGACGATGAACGACCTCAAGGGGATTCCGCAGGAGGTCGAGGGGCCGCTCAAGCGCGTCGACATGGGCCCCAGCGAGCCGAAGGTCCCCGAGACCGGTGGGACCAGCGGGTCGAGCAACGCCGCCGTCCAGGCCGCGATCGAGGAGGCGGCCAAGGCCGCCAACCCGGGGCGGGCGCGCGCCGAGTCCACCGAGCGTCCCCAGGGTGACGCCGAGTGA
- a CDS encoding sulfite exporter TauE/SafE family protein codes for MGLLETAVILLAGVAAGSINAVVGSGTLITFPTLLAFGVPPVTANVSNNVGLVPGSLSAVWGYRRELAGQRDRVLRLGAASFLGGTVGAVLLLVLPEDAFATIVPALVLLGVVLVVVQPSVARRVAARRAARDAAGVAARDGAGWVWPAVLGTGVYGGYFGAAQGVLLMGVLGIGVADDLQRLNAVKNVLAAIVNGVAAVVFVAVASIDWTIVAVIAVGAVVGGQIGAHVGRRLPPLLLRAVIVVVGLTAFVVLVLG; via the coding sequence ATGGGGCTGCTCGAGACGGCCGTGATCCTGCTCGCCGGGGTCGCGGCCGGTTCCATCAACGCCGTCGTGGGGTCGGGCACCCTCATCACGTTCCCCACGCTGCTGGCCTTCGGCGTGCCGCCGGTGACGGCCAACGTCTCCAACAACGTGGGGCTGGTCCCCGGGTCCCTCTCGGCCGTCTGGGGCTACCGCCGCGAGCTGGCCGGGCAGCGTGACCGGGTGCTGCGCCTGGGCGCCGCCTCGTTCCTGGGCGGCACCGTGGGCGCCGTGCTGCTCCTGGTGCTCCCCGAGGACGCGTTCGCCACGATCGTGCCGGCGCTCGTGCTGCTCGGTGTCGTGCTGGTCGTGGTCCAGCCCAGCGTCGCGCGCCGGGTGGCCGCCCGGCGTGCCGCACGGGACGCCGCCGGCGTGGCGGCGCGCGACGGGGCCGGGTGGGTGTGGCCCGCGGTGCTGGGCACCGGTGTCTACGGCGGGTACTTCGGCGCCGCCCAGGGCGTGCTGCTGATGGGCGTGCTCGGCATCGGCGTGGCCGACGACCTGCAGCGCCTCAACGCCGTCAAGAACGTGCTCGCCGCCATCGTCAACGGGGTCGCCGCGGTCGTCTTCGTGGCCGTGGCCTCCATCGACTGGACCATCGTCGCGGTGATCGCGGTCGGGGCCGTGGTGGGTGGCCAGATCGGCGCGCACGTGGGACGACGGCTCCCCCCGCTGCTGCTGCGCGCGGTCATCGTGGTGGTCGGCCTGACCGCCTTCGTGGTGCTGGTCCTGGGCTAG